The following proteins come from a genomic window of bacterium:
- the ruvB gene encoding Holliday junction branch migration DNA helicase RuvB, with amino-acid sequence MRLTTPERIEGEEEVERSLRPQTFDCFVGQSQTKENLKVSIQAAKLRGEPLDHVLFFGPPGLGKTTLAYIISKELSVNITTISGPIVERPGDLAGILTKLKPMDVLFIDEIHRLGKPVEEYLYPAMEEFKIEIMLDQGPDARSLTINLTPFTLIGATTRSGLLSSPLRSRFELIFRLDFYPPEELKQIVSHSAKILGASIDEDSAFEIARRSRGTPRVANRLLKRVRDYAQVKGKGVINLEIAKFALSQFNVDERGLDDMDKRILTTIIDKYQGGPVGLGTIAASIGEDPQTIEEIFEPYLLQEGFIKRTPKGREAAPLAYQYFGKKHQKSLFNQ; translated from the coding sequence ATGAGACTTACTACACCTGAAAGAATAGAAGGAGAGGAAGAAGTTGAGCGCTCTCTTAGACCACAAACATTTGACTGCTTTGTTGGTCAATCCCAGACTAAAGAAAACCTTAAAGTTTCTATCCAGGCAGCAAAGTTGAGAGGTGAGCCACTCGACCATGTTCTCTTTTTTGGCCCACCAGGACTAGGGAAGACGACGCTTGCCTATATAATATCAAAAGAGCTGAGCGTAAATATAACTACTATCTCCGGCCCCATAGTTGAGCGGCCGGGTGATTTAGCTGGTATACTTACTAAACTTAAGCCAATGGATGTCCTTTTTATAGATGAAATACATAGGCTTGGAAAACCAGTTGAAGAATACCTTTATCCTGCAATGGAGGAGTTTAAAATTGAGATAATGTTAGACCAGGGGCCGGATGCGAGGTCATTAACAATTAATCTGACCCCATTTACACTTATAGGTGCAACAACAAGGTCTGGTCTATTATCATCGCCATTGAGGTCAAGGTTTGAGCTTATATTTAGGCTTGATTTCTATCCGCCAGAGGAGCTCAAACAGATAGTATCACATTCAGCAAAAATACTTGGTGCCTCAATTGATGAAGACAGTGCTTTTGAAATTGCACGCCGCTCAAGGGGGACACCAAGGGTTGCAAATAGGTTATTAAAGAGGGTTAGAGATTATGCACAAGTTAAAGGAAAAGGAGTGATAAATCTTGAGATAGCTAAGTTTGCACTATCCCAGTTTAATGTTGATGAGCGTGGGCTTGATGACATGGATAAACGGATATTGACTACTATAATAGATAAATATCAAGGTGGACCAGTGGGGTTGGGAACAATAGCTGCATCAATAGGGGAAGACCCGCAGACAATAGAGGAGATTTTTGAGCCCTATTTATTACAGGAAGGTTTTATAAAGCGTACCCCAAAAGGGAGAGAAGCTGCCCCTCTTGCCTACCAATACTTTGGTAAAAAACACCAAAAGTCACTTTTTAATCAGTAA